Genomic DNA from Carnobacteriaceae bacterium zg-C25:
GATAACATCTGTATCGTGTTGCTGTTGAATAGATGATCGTAACTGTAATTGAACCGTCTTATTTTCCAATGAAACGCACTTCCGTTTCTAATTCAACATTGAATTGTTTTTTTACGGTGTTTTGCACGTGTTTGATTAACGCTTCATAGTCACTTGCTGTTCCATTATCAACATTGACCATAAAACCGGCATGTTTTTTAGACACTTCAACACCACCGATACGATACCCTTGTAATTGTGCATCTTGAATCAGTTTACCAGCGAAATACCCTTCCGGTCTTTTAAACACACTCCCACAACTTGGGTATTCTAACGGTTGTTTTGATTGGCGTAAATCTGTCAATTTTTTAATTTTTTCATCAATAAGATTTTGTTGTCCAACGGCTAATTGTAACGTCATCGATACAACAACATCGCCTGTTTCTTGAATTTTACTGTGTCGATAAGCAAATTGCATGTCTTCATTTGTATAGGTTTTCATTTCACCATCTCGTGTGAGCACATCAACCGATACAATAACGTCTTTCATTTCACCGTCATACGCACCGGCATTCATATACACCGCACCACCAACACTTCCAGGAATACCGCATGCAAATTCAAATCCTGTTAGCGTATGTTTTTGAATAAATTGTGATACATCCACTAATTTTGCACCAGCTTGTGCATAAACCTTTTCACCATCAATTGAAATGTCATTCATTTTTTCAAGCATGACAACTATACCGGATAATCCGCTATCTTTTACAATAACGTTACTGGCATTACCTAAAACGGTTAATGCAATATTTTTTTCTTTTGTAAATGTTAAAATATGGTGTAATTCGTCTTTAGTTTTCGGAAAAACAAGTAATTCTGCTGCTCCACCTGTTTTTGTATACGTATAATCTTTTAATAAGCCATTTTCGGTGGCTATAATGTGTGGATATTTTTCTTTAAATTCTGTTTGAAACATATTTGCCTCTTCTTTAGTGAATTAATTGCTCTACCATTATAATGGACTTTGCCCTAAAAATACAAAAAAATCACGCTTTTTAATGTTTTCTTTCTTTTTTGCGACATCTTTTTAAAATTGAAAGCATTTTACACCACAGCAAGAACTTGCATTTTGAACC
This window encodes:
- the murB gene encoding UDP-N-acetylmuramate dehydrogenase, which codes for MFQTEFKEKYPHIIATENGLLKDYTYTKTGGAAELLVFPKTKDELHHILTFTKEKNIALTVLGNASNVIVKDSGLSGIVVMLEKMNDISIDGEKVYAQAGAKLVDVSQFIQKHTLTGFEFACGIPGSVGGAVYMNAGAYDGEMKDVIVSVDVLTRDGEMKTYTNEDMQFAYRHSKIQETGDVVVSMTLQLAVGQQNLIDEKIKKLTDLRQSKQPLEYPSCGSVFKRPEGYFAGKLIQDAQLQGYRIGGVEVSKKHAGFMVNVDNGTASDYEALIKHVQNTVKKQFNVELETEVRFIGK